A window of Glycine soja cultivar W05 chromosome 2, ASM419377v2, whole genome shotgun sequence genomic DNA:
GCCAttccattaataaaattaaagtttggtCTGGTCAAGACACCCCCTCAAATTAAACTTTGAAGACCATAGAGACAGAagttaaggtaaaattttgcaAAAGGTGACACCCTCCCAAGAGGATACGGAACACTCTTATTTATGCTGGAGTATATTCTTCATAAACAAATCAATTGAAAACTAACCCAGTATTTAAACATTATTATCTTTGTTCTTTGGACCCCCGAAGAGAGCCAACTACCTGAATTAATAAGAaccttaaattaattaataagttaTAAAGTAGAGACCTCAATTATATATCTACTTTTGCTGTCCTGATTCCATTTTGCATCTTGTCTTTGAATGTAGCCCTGAAGTCAGAACCTAACCAAGAGCTTTATAGTAACACTCTaggattaataaattatttggaACTATCTCGTAGCGCATAATCTAGCTTAGTGGCATATATGCCGAAATGAAAATACTAGGCAGCACAATTCATATGATATGTATAATGGGgttggaaattttttttataatatgctTTATGATAGAAAATCATGttcagataaaattattataaacgataaaaattttccttcaaaatatttaacataattacataCCTAAGACTCTAACTCGATATCTGATTAAGTTGAAATAATTCCACATATCAAACTACACGTTAGATAGTTACATAATAGGATAAGATTAATTTACACCATGTATCAAATTTTTGCATTGAtaatacttaataatttttcacaTAATACAAATTTAATCAATTCAACCATTTGGATCATTTGATATTATCTTCCTAATCATGTACATCAATCATGTGTTATCTAATAATGAATATTtactcatattttaaataaaatatttactaaaataaagcaacaccttaaaatattatttatttattttatacaaacatTCAGTCAAACAGATTGATTATTCAAATTcatttaagtataaaaaaaatgatagccaGTGTAAATTGATTCTGTATCCTATAAGAAACAAATCATGAGAAAACTGATatcataaaacaattatttttttatctattggaATTAAAGATAGATACCACTCATGttcaaccaattcaattaaacctCATTGATtcataaaacaattaattttaatcatgtcatccataaatgaataattaatatcaatatTAGATAAAGCCAATATTAACCATTTATAAAATCACGATTTATTGTTTTGGGGAGAATAATTCACATGTGCACATGCACACGTTTTGCTCCCTTATCATTGGTTGACACTCGAAATaagtttcaataataataaaaagaggtTATGTGACAAAATGAAATGTGTGCATAGACATTACTATTGTTGTCCATAGACACAGCTGAATGTCACCTAAACTACACGAAAGACATGTTCACTTCAAAGACATGAACATGAGTGTCACTGTCAATAACAACAGTCCGAAGCCAATAAATAACTATTGCTAATACAACTCAACCCAAATGCTCAAGTGGTATCTGTGCTATACAGTTGGATTTTCTTGACTTTCCTTTTTCTCCTCAACACTACCATGGTTAGTTAATAAGATATTCTTCACCCCCCAACCCATCAATATTCCCATACTACACCACAAATGAATCAATTCACGAAGAACAGTCCCACTAGGCCACTATTATAGCATCGCAAACATAGGTATCAACGAAAATGGGCATGTTAATGGCACTTTGAGGCTTAAACAATGTGCAACCTTTCACACAGTTGGGAAACAGTAGTCCTCATTTTCCCACTTCACCAAAACAGAATTTCTTTGCTGCTCCACCCTCTGAAGATGTGAAGACAATTGGAACAAATCAACCGTGGCTGCATGTTCCGAGGAAAGACTGTGTTTAATGCTGAACAACTCTGATGGTTGGCAGATATCATCTCCATTATGGACTTCAAGAGCATGACCAACACTGGAAAATGTTGCGGCGGatctattcttgataacttcCTTGGAGATTGTATCACATGGAAAGGACTCATTTGGTGCAAGTTTATCTGCAGGGCTTATCCTCAAAGGCTTTTTGGAAACTCGGCTGTCTCTGTCGGGTATGCGGATGCCACTAAAGACTTGGGGACTGGCTAATGGATTGCCTGCTGCGTGGCATGACGGATACTGTGACTGATCTGACAGAAGAGAGAGAGCACAGCTTGATGATTCCTGATCAAGTGTGACCGGTGCAGCAAGTTGGGAACCGTAAATCGAGTCCTCTTCCAGTTTGACACGTCCACTCTGAGAGAATTGAGCATGCTTTCCGGGGAAAAGGATGCTGCTTTGAAATATGTCTTGAAAGGGAAACTGGGGTTTATTCTGTAATGAAGACCCCAGATACTTAGTACCTGCTAACACAACCAATGTAATAGAAGTTCTCAGACTCTTAGTGTAACTGCAGATACCCTTCCTATTGGGAAGGTTTGTTAGAAAAAGTAAGATTATGACAGCAATAACCAAACAATCCTTTTTtccaacaaagaaaacaaaaaaacaaggaaaattTTCTTGAGCACTTGTGGATGACAGCTGAAATTAGAGTTGGATCTTGTATAACTTCATTACAGCAGTCGCATACTTAGTGTCATGTTTAAGTATGCATAGTGTACACTTAGGATACATTTTACATTTCTCAGTGATTATGGAGTACACATCATCCTTGTAAGAAGATTCCAACAGTGAATCTTTTtcaatttatgaattgaaaattatttaaaataactgTATAATCGCAAAATGTACAAGTCCAACAATGATAAAGAAAAGCATGCTTCTATACTGGTATGCTTTGCTTGAACTTTGTGCATAActgaataaaaaattctaataaatgCATGCCAACATTTGTTAAATGGTTCACATCATTCCCCAGGACCATGATATAAGGAGATAGAGAGATAACATAATTTAAAGAACCTGTAAGTGTTTCTTTTGTCTGgaatgtttaaaaaattcatgGTGTCTTTTCAAGATATaatggttttaattttattttatagcaGGAGTTGTATCATTATCTTTTGAAAACTCCTCCGGTGTAGTCAAAAAGTCATTGAAAGGGGAACATAAAAGAAGCTTTCAGTGCAGCTAGCATAGCCACCTCAGCTTGAGTTGACCCAAATATCCTATGGTATGGGCATCTTATTGTTAAAAGAAGACATATTAGCTTTCCTCTTTAAATGACTTCATTCCCATGATAGATATTTGATAGAACAGAACATTTGaagaataaatattataatagaaTCAAACAAACATTATTTAGTTATACACTATCAGACAAAATTCTAGACATATCTGCTCTTATAGTGACCAAAAAAAGCATGATATCTATAGTATATGTCTAGAGGCAACTAATAGAAAATGCCaaaacttatttatattttgtcccTTGAGGATGAGGATTGACTATTGAGTAAAGAGATTTCTGCTATACAACCTGTATATCATAGACTCAGGAATATAATCACATAGAAGAGTGCATagagtaaaaaagaaatatataagcaaaagggaaaataaaaaatatacctaTCAATGCCATGTGGTGCTGCATCAGCTATCAAAGTAAAAATTGTACACCAGTCTTCAAAATTCTTAgaggttaattaaaaaaaaaagaaaaaaaacttccaTTCAAAGTCCTCCAATACAGTTATAATTGCAGATAGATCCCACCTTCACACAAAATCCTAAGTAATATAGTGATGAATGTCTCTTGACATAGAAATGATACAAAATGAAGCCACATCAGCAACATTTGCTCACAGTTTTGGCAATCATAATTCAACTGTGACTGTAACTGCAATTTTAAAACTTGctaaaaactcaaatttatgTCATAGTGCATAGATCCTATCAAATTTGATTTGCAGTATGCTGCTCAAATTTAAGCAATGGGTatgattttaattgtttttgatttttctcaCCATGGTTAAGTCATGCTTGCTTACCAAGCAGGTATTCCAAGTATGAAAAACATGATATCATAAAGAAATCATTATGAACATCATGATgtcaattttgaaatataattctagGTGTCGTCTTATTGTATTGAAAGCTTCATGTCAATATCATTTTGCCATGGTTACATTGAACTATGTGTGATCAATTATCAAATATCAACTacaaaaatcctaataacaCAGATTTTCAGGATGCATTTGCCTTCCGATTCTTTCTTATCGAGTGCCATAACCTTCCCTGACTCTTTTTCCAACATACACCTCTATGAAAACCTGTAACTCTTGTAGAGTTTCAAGccaaaagataaggtgcatGTATATtgggaatttgatttttatcactaaggtttaggtggcttaaatgcaaaatgaaaaattacattttgctagatgaaccttagttgaatggatgcattagaagttgtttttgtttcgaCTTCCAAGAgagcttatttattatagttggtgacaatcttcactataaatagaggaaAAAATTAGTGAAGAAACACAACACATGAagagagtgtgtgagaagagagattgtgaaacaaagtcactttgttaagagaaaagtgtctttgtgtgagaatgtttcttgtaaccattgagtGAGGTACTCGAGTTTGTAGAATGATATATTATTTGGGGTGggttacaatcttgtaatcatttttgagatagtgaaaatatttttgagatGGTTTAGTGGACATAGGCAAGAGGTGTCAAACCACGTTAAATTCTtgtgtgttattatttttcttacggTGTAATCTTTGTTATGTTTTCACGATCCTTTGTGGAGGtgagtaattttatttgtgggagcgttgATTACCCAACAACTCTTCATACTAGAATTAGTGTCTAAACATTATGAATGTCTCAACTTTCTTGAacaatttctcttttttctattaTCAAAACTATCACTACCTAATAtccaacaacttcatttatCCTTTTATCCTCATTCTATTGTATACCAGATAATTCATTTAAATTGTATTTCTGCTAAAGAagttaaacacaaaattttgaaatatgaaaaGTACTTAACGAACTGAACATGAAATGCATCCACTAGAGCTTCTAAATGACAAGACACACATCAAGAAATTACCAATATCCAAAATTGCAGTTGGACATTAAATAGAAGTTTTAAAAGTTGAAACATTAAATGATAATTCTGTCATAGCTAATGCAAATGAAGGTAATAACAGAATGGATTTTTCATACCTTGATATGACTGAAGAATCTTGTGCTGTTTACCAGTCACGTAATCAAATTGGGGTTTCCTTCGGCGTTCATTGTGTCCTGCTAGACGCCTGCGACAACTGCGCTTACCATCATCGAACTCAGCTAGCAAATGAAacctaatttaaaaacaaaacaaatggtGTAATTCAATCCATAAGTAACAATCAGGTTCAATTCACAAacattaaaatcaaaatcaagaagATATTTCACCTGAACTACAACAGTCAATCTGTGCTTATATAAATTGATTGATTGGAATTTGATCAATAATGTATTGTCATTTGTCACATCCATTTAAACTACATTTGTTGTAGGCAAAGAAAACTCTTAAATTATTGTATTAATAGGATCCACTAGAAGAACCATATGACAGTAAAAATAAGAGAAGCACTGCGAGTCTTTGATTTAAGAAAAaggttctgtttttattttctttttttactaataattataaaaaaaaaataccttgttTGTTTTCATCTTGTTTCTTGCTCTTTACCTTGTTTATGTTTTCAATAACAACATTTCATTTCatagacaattttttaaaacaaacaaagtaACACTTTTGTAAGTAACAGCAAAAAGAAATAACACCAGAGATGAAAAAGATATTTCTTTAAACCAAACAAACcctgatatttttaattgatttttttttatagcaaaTAATTTGCTcaacttttatttgtttctaaCCAACAGGATTGGAGTACCTCACCAACTAAACAAAATATAAGGAGCTTACATAAATGTTGTGAGTTGACCACCTGATTGTATGAAAATTGAGAAGTAATATATCTatcaaataaaccaaaaatacCTGCTGCACTGCTGACAAAACCTCTGTTCAATTCCATTTACAATAACTTTAGCTGTTTTGGAGTGAGCATCACAAACTTTATGCCTTTTGTGGTAATCTTTTGAGGAGCTAAGATCCATGTTACAACCATAAACTTGACATACAGGAGCCTGTGCAGGCAAGCTGGAAGTGCGAGCTCTCTTCCAAAGTGTGGTCGGATGTATAGATGTTAAAGTGAACCCTTCTTTTGCAACTTTATCACTACTTGCACCTTTACAATCTGCTAATCTCCCTAGCTTCAGATCAATCAGTGAAGAATCATGAGTCTTGGATTCAACTAGAGAACTCAAATGCTTTGAATCGGATTCCTCTTCCCCCATAGAAGAATCCAAGGCAATGACATGTGGGGAGGAATTCCCTCTTTTACTAGAATTATTACTATCTAGTTCATAGCTAGATGTCTCTAGAGGCTGGCTTCCATGAAAAGACTTTTGCAACAAGTCAGGGAATCCCAAATCCACAAATTCCATGCTTCTAACTACCTCTCTGTCTGAATTAAATCCATCTTTCTCAACAAAGTTGGATTTGTTGTCCCATTCAACCAATGCTTTTCTACTTCTCATGAAAGCATCAAGTGAAAAATCCATTTCATCAGAAAACAAATAGCCTTTCtcttcggggacataactccaAGATTCCATTAGTACAATCCCAATTGAAGTCACAGATGTGTGAAATAATGAAGCAGCCTACCACaatccaaaagaaaaacattactCCCTAGCCAAAATCAAAAGTTATACCAAATTCAGGCATATACATGTACATAATATACATACTGCACAAGACATAAATATAGCTGTAGATAAATAAAGTACATGTACTAATGAACActaggaaaacaaaataaaacaaacaggCATGACAACCATgtgaaaatataacaaattcCCACAAACTTGTGAAAGCAAAATTTTcaccaaaagaaggaaaaagcaaaagaaaaagaaaatcagatcccactttgtttcatgaacagaaAATTCAATTTCCCTGACCTGCTACTAGCCAAAAATAGCATCCAAAAATCTCAACCTTTTTTTGACAGGGACATTGACACTGAGGTAAACCAAacaacaagaaacaaaaaattcaaaagggtaaacaaaacaaaacaaatcaaatcaaacccaGATTGCATGATTAGATATCTTCCATGTTCCAACTCTCACAACATTCAAACCCCCAATGGACAAAGTTAAAATGTTGGTAGCTCAAACTGTGCTGAAGCAGAATAAAGGCCATGAAAAAAGAAGCAGATGAAAGGACTCATTTttctgaagaagaaaaaggagacAAACCGCTAGAAGAAGAATGCAAAACAAGGGTGCTGACAcagattgaagaaaaaaattgaaatgatttGGTGGCCTTCTACTGTTCCTTGATTCTATATTCTAAACAGTTTCTCGGGAACCAAACACCAGAAAAAATGGTATCTTGAAATAACCTGACAGATTAGTGGCAACTTGTGAGTTTTGAGTGATTTTGGTATTGGCACACAGCAGAGTGAACagtaagagagagaaagaagtgattttttttctcttttttgtgtgTGCTCAAAATAGTGGTAACGTTGAAGCAGATAGAGCGTGAGTCAACATGATTTCTTCCTCTACTATAAAACCAAAAGCATGTTGAGGTCTTTTGTAGCTTTTGAGACAGAAATGCAATTCCATTCTAGTACATTTGATTTGGTTCTATTTACAGAAACATACCAAAGACTAGTGttgaatattatatttgaaagttgaaacaaaatgtgTCTTCGAATTTGAGTTGTTTTGTGATGAATAAAACTTTGAGTGaaagttaaaattagttttagtagtagtaaaaatttaaacagCATACTATGGTTGATCATGATTATGATTTTTCTCACCGTAAAGGGATGAATCTCGCTTCTCAAGGCACTTATTACCAAAGTAGAAAATTGCccttttaacaaattttgtttGGTGGCTCTCTTACATTTGAAACTAATTGGTTAAAAGTCATTTATGTTAGTTTCTGAATGATGAAAATTATATCGCTTAATTGTACAGttagttgtttaattattaaaaggctgaatttaattgtttaaaattaaataattatatttttttcagttaaatttgttaattatttaataaaaattggtACTATTTGTATCGGTAGTCAACACAACTGATTTAaaacatgatattttttaaattaattatttgacaaCAGATGTAAAAGgcttaatttgaataaaacttgaaatatCCTCTTACATCCGttgcttaatttaaaaaatacaatgttTTTGTATTAGTTGTGTTCAAAATTAATGcaaaaagtattaatttttgTCAAATTAGTAACAAATTTGAGGGAAATAGtataattgtttcattttaaataattgaaggaCTAAATCGagcattttaataattaaaagactaaattaaatcttaaaatataattaagaaattaattacataattaagtcaatttatatttatagtttttaaatgaatatttttttcagtcaaattaaactttaaaatgtaattaagaaatcaatttatatttatagtttttgaATGGTATCAAGTTTAACTATTTAGTATGCAGCGGTATTAATAATGTTTTACTCAACTCATAGTGTTATTATCCAACTCGCTGAAATATCAATGCATTCAATGAGTTTG
This region includes:
- the LOC114387713 gene encoding squamosa promoter-binding-like protein 6 isoform X1, producing the protein MESWSYVPEEKGYLFSDEMDFSLDAFMRSRKALVEWDNKSNFVEKDGFNSDREVVRSMEFVDLGFPDLLQKSFHGSQPLETSSYELDSNNSSKRGNSSPHVIALDSSMGEEESDSKHLSSLVESKTHDSSLIDLKLGRLADCKGASSDKVAKEGFTLTSIHPTTLWKRARTSSLPAQAPVCQVYGCNMDLSSSKDYHKRHKVCDAHSKTAKVIVNGIEQRFCQQCSRFHLLAEFDDGKRSCRRRLAGHNERRRKPQFDYVTGKQHKILQSYQAGTKYLGSSLQNKPQFPFQDIFQSSILFPGKHAQFSQSGRVKLEEDSIYGSQLAAPVTLDQESSSCALSLLSDQSQYPSCHAAGNPLASPQVFSGIRIPDRDSRVSKKPLRISPADKLAPNESFPCDTISKEVIKNRSAATFSSVGHALEVHNGDDICQPSELFSIKHSLSSEHAATVDLFQLSSHLQRVEQQRNSVLVKWENEDYCFPTV
- the LOC114387713 gene encoding squamosa promoter-binding-like protein 6 isoform X2, yielding MESWSYVPEEKGYLFSDEMDFSLDAFMRSRKALVEWDNKSNFVEKDGFNSDREVVRSMEFVDLGFPDLLQKSFHGSQPLETSSYELDSNNSSKRGNSSPHVIALDSSMGEEESDSKHLSSLVESKTHDSSLIDLKLGRLADCKGASSDKVAKEGFTLTSIHPTTLWKRARTSSLPAQAPVCQVYGCNMDLSSSKDYHKRHKVCDAHSKTAKVIVNGIEQRFCQQCSRFHLLAEFDDGKRSCRRRLAGHNERRRKPQFDYVTGKQHKILQSYQGTKYLGSSLQNKPQFPFQDIFQSSILFPGKHAQFSQSGRVKLEEDSIYGSQLAAPVTLDQESSSCALSLLSDQSQYPSCHAAGNPLASPQVFSGIRIPDRDSRVSKKPLRISPADKLAPNESFPCDTISKEVIKNRSAATFSSVGHALEVHNGDDICQPSELFSIKHSLSSEHAATVDLFQLSSHLQRVEQQRNSVLVKWENEDYCFPTV